A section of the Malania oleifera isolate guangnan ecotype guangnan chromosome 2, ASM2987363v1, whole genome shotgun sequence genome encodes:
- the LOC131149609 gene encoding (S)-8-oxocitronellyl enol synthase CYC2 — translation MVMAAQESSCRNEEPATEHVVIIFGVTGLVGQELARKLISKSVWKVYGIARNPETRPIHDPNFHFISCDLLDPSETQQKLSVLQDVTHMFWVTWASQFPLDSQECCEQNKVMMANALNAILPTAFALKHVSLQTGTKHYVSLRGQSKENNKNNEKEVCYYDEEWPRVSTGYNFYYTLEDLLRERLGGKVAWSVHRPGLLMGCSQRTSFNFMGSLCVYGTICRRLNLPFVFGGTRECWEKICIDGSDARLVAEQHIWAATTDETYSSNGQAFNAINGSSFTWKEIWPAIRMKFEADVSSNEETFSEDFFFTEAMGDKGGLWEEIVEEEGLLQTKMEDLANWAFLDALFRCPVKMLGTRDKADRLGFNARYGMRDSVLYWIDFMRDEKLIP, via the coding sequence ATGGTAATGGCAGCTCAAGAATCTAGCTGCAGAAATGAAGAACCCGCCACCGAGCATGTCGTGATCATATTTGGGGTGACAGGGCTGGTCGGTCAGGAGCTGGCCAGGAAGCTCATATCAAAATCCGTGTGGAAGGTTTACGGTATAGCTCGAAATCCCGAGACCAGACCCATCCATGATCCTAACTTCCATTTCATCTCCTGTGACCTCCTTGACCCATCAGAGACCCAACAGAAGCTCTCTGTTTTACAAGATGTTACCCACATGTTCTGGGTCACTTGGGCAAGTCAATTCCCCTTAGATAGCCAAGAATGCTGTGAGCAGAATAAGGTCATGATGGCTAATGCCCTGAACGCCATTCTCCCCACAGCTTTCGCGTTGAAGCATGTTTCGCTGCAGACTGGGACTAAGCATTATGTTTCGCTACGAGGGCAATCCAAAGAGAACAACAAAAATAACGAAAAAGAAGTTTGTTACTACGATGAGGAGTGGCCTAGGGTGAGCACAGGATATAATTTTTACTATACATTAGAAGATTTGCTCAGGGAGAGACTAGGAGGAAAGGTGGCGTGGTCAGTACACAGGCCCGGTTTGCTTATGGGATGTTCCCAGAGGACTTCGTTCAACTTCATGGGCAGTTTGTGTGTTTACGGAACCATTTGTAGAAGGCTAAATCTCCCTTTTGTGTTTGGAGGGACAAGGGAGTGCTGGGAAAAGATCTGCATTGACGGATCTGATGCTAGGCTGGTGGCTGAACAACACATCTGGGCTGCCACCACTGATGAAACGTATTCTAGCAATGGCCAAGCATTCAATGCGATCAACGGTTCGAGTTTCACATGGAAGGAGATCTGGCCAGCCATCAGAATGAAATTTGAAGCTGACGTGAGCAGCAATGAGGAAACGTTCTCAGAAGATTTCTTCTTTACAGAAGCAATGGGGGATAAGGGAGGGCTCTGGGAAGAGATCGTGGAGGAGGAGGGGCTGCTCCAGACAAAGATGGAGGATTTAGCAAACTGGGCATTCCTGGATGCTTTGTTTCGGTGCCCGGTGAAAATGCTGGGAACACGAGACAAAGCCGATCGGCTCGGTTTCAACGCCAGGTACGGGATGCGGGATTCAGTGCTGTATTGGATTGATTTCATGAGGGATGAGAAGCTAATTCCATAG